The following proteins come from a genomic window of Scomber japonicus isolate fScoJap1 chromosome 4, fScoJap1.pri, whole genome shotgun sequence:
- the LOC128357889 gene encoding adenosine receptor A1-like, producing the protein MAEWTWVAYTTLEVLIAVACCLGNTLVVCAVCVGIRDSLREPTFCFLVSLAVADFLVGVAAVPLAVLLDGWVNMTSDLCLLLSCVVLVLTQASVLSLLAIAVDRYLRLHTPHRYKAVATQQRTCLAVSVCWILSCLLGFTPMFGWHNYSTLASDSTNTSSSSFISPPCTFLSVISLPFMVYFNFLGCVMAPLLVMTFLYIRIFWSLQSRLKDSSPQAQASLLRERRLACSLALVLILFAGCWIPLHLMNCLLLFHGPKAVTQGTLYTGILLSHANSAVNPVVYAYRIPKIQQAYSQTWSRLMRLNCCHGDKRVRRSITGHKSYRDDTDVDQEGRLHPNTIKQKSTVMF; encoded by the exons ATGGCTGAATGGACCTGGGTGGCTTACACAACACTAGAGGTGCTGATTGCTGTGGCTTGTTGCCTTGGCAATACGTTGGtggtgtgtgcagtgtgtgttggcatCCGGGATTCCCTTCGGGAGCCAACGTTCTGCTTCCTGGTTTCCTTGGCAGTGGCAGACTTCCTGGTGGGTGTGGCCGCAGTGCCCCTGGCTGTACTGTTGGATGGCTGGGTGAATATGACATCTGATCTGTGCCTGCTTCTCAGCTGTGTGGTGCTCGTGCTGACGCAGGCCTCTGTGCTGTCCCTGCTCGCTATTGCTGTTGACCGATACCTTCGGTTACACACGCCGCACAG ATACAAAGCAGTGGCCACACAGCAGCGTACATGTTtggctgtgtctgtgtgctggaTACTCTCCTGTCTGCTGGGGTTCACCCCTATGTTTGGCTGGCACAACTACTCCACTCTAGCATCTGATTCCACAAAtacatcttcctcttccttcatctctccacCCTGCACCTTCCTCTCTGTTATCTCGCTTCCTTTCATGGTGTACTTCAACTTCCTGGGATGTGTCATGGCGCCCCTGCTGGTCATGACCTTCCTCTACATTCGAATCTTCTGGAGCCTGCAGAGCCGTTTGAAGGACAGCAGTCCTCAAGCCCAAGCCTCTTTGCTCAGAGAGAGGAGGCTGGCCTGCTCCCTGGCTCTGGTCCTCATTTTGTTTGCTGGCTGCTGGATTCCTCTGCATCTGATGaactgtctgctgctgtttcatGGTCCTAAAGCTGTCACACAGGGGACACTATATACAG GTATTCTCCTGTCTCATGCCAACTCAGCTGTCAACCCTGTAGTTTATGCTTACCGCATCCCAAAGATCCAACAGGCCTACAGCCAAACATGGAGTCGCCTGATGAGGCTAAACTGTTGCCATGGGGACAAGCGAGTTCGCCGATCAATAACAGGCCACAAATCATACAGAGACGACACAGATGTGGATCAGGAGGGAAGGCTACATCCTAACaccataaaacaaaaatccacagTGATGTTTTAA
- the LOC128357599 gene encoding transcription factor Spi-B produces the protein MLAEMETMAYVTEIRLSGGRGTWSGVVPSTCPEVDLEVIEEYLQEHSLEVQPAHTPASPPATMAQQPHTPPHQPTSIIENTFLGQHPYRWHWSPHTPNEEYEEQAPRTWPSPPDNQWDHIAYPYEAPACIDSDSQSSSSQYQEYHDSPSPSSDRGGRNNRDSLPLAPLSGKRKERLFQFLFEMLQTPSMRSCIWWVQSSSGTFQFSSQNKERLAQMWGRRKGNRKTMTYQKMARALRNYSRTGEIQKVKRKLTYRFDEKTLRGLQGDSNTV, from the exons ATGTTGGCAGAAATGGAGACG ATGGCTTATGTGACTGAAATCAGGCTGAGTGGAGGTCGCGGAACCTGGAGCGGAGTGGTTCCCTCCACCTGCCCAGAGGTGGACCTTGAGGTCATCGAGGAGTACCTGCAGGAGCATTCGCTGGAGGTtcagcctgcacacacacctgcctcaCCTCCAGCCACAATGGCACAGCAACCGCACACACCCCCCCACCAGCCTACTAGCATCATAG AGAATACCTTTTTAGGTCAGCATCCTTATAGGTGGCACTGGAGTCCTCACACTCCAAATGAGGAATATGAAGAGCAAGCCCCACGAACCTGGCCTAGTCCCCCTGACAACCAGTGG GACCACATTGCATATCCCTATGAGGCACCTGCGTGTATTGACTCAGACTCCCAGTCCAGCAGCTCCCAGTACCAGGAATACCATGATTCCCCATCTCCATCCTCTGATAGGGGAGGCAGAAATAACAGGGACTCCTTGCCTCTTGCCCCActctcag GCAAGAGAAAGGAGCGGTTGTTCCAGTTCCTGTTCGAGATGCTTCAGACGCCATCAATGCGAAGCTGCATCTGGTGGGTGCAATCATCTTCTGGCACATTCCAATTTTCCTCCCAAAACAAGGAGCGCCTGGCACAGATGTGGGGCCGCCGAAAGGGTAATCGCAAGACCATGACCTACCAGAAGATGGCACGGGCACTGAGGAATTACTCCCGCACCGGCGAGATTCAGAAGGTGAAGAGGAAACTCACTTACCGGTTTGACGAGAAGACATTGAGAGGCCTACAAGGAGACTCTAATACAGTGTAG